A section of the Kribbella sp. HUAS MG21 genome encodes:
- a CDS encoding PfkB family carbohydrate kinase, translating to MSDHFVQGPTEASYLVPVFESLRRYDGLTAKHLQTARVAQPLLRLPVVQNQAVRSGSKPAEAAIEVIVEQIQELETVTDRIIADAVLKLGIYLETYKTHDLPRRAVYALQAGGLGARRGALVEHWAALHHAHGAAPISEPPGEHTLRARTESEVFERLAALLLNPTPPVQLSDPGEPVPIPIAQSVDPATTGKVVVVGGVAIDHIWRIRAVPEIATSTMAMSYTRSPGGKGFSQAVAAARLDLDVSLIAAIAADEDGQEIESQLQREGVDTSLLRKIEHQPRTGIARTPATGIFELPAGNSSAAVWRDGVELDVSTIDRHAEALTSCDVLLLTFEVPQSVLRHTLSLVNSSRNRPVVIVTPGQPYADGHLLSPVLKQIDYLVAHLWELEGFAFSDESKYDPQLLSDDLLSLGLRTLCLLVDRGGTIYERGKPQEPIPVPHSVLKESSITRDAFCAALAARLVEDTSLTGDTIRWAAAAMASFAENYHWAPSHPRRATVDEKYSQITQTAVETD from the coding sequence ATGTCCGACCACTTCGTCCAAGGGCCGACCGAGGCGTCCTACCTGGTGCCGGTCTTCGAATCCTTGCGACGGTACGACGGACTGACTGCCAAGCACTTGCAGACCGCACGCGTTGCCCAGCCGCTGCTGCGACTGCCGGTGGTCCAGAATCAAGCCGTCCGAAGTGGCAGCAAACCGGCAGAGGCCGCGATCGAGGTGATCGTCGAGCAGATCCAGGAGCTTGAGACAGTCACCGACCGCATCATCGCTGATGCCGTCCTCAAACTCGGCATTTACCTCGAGACCTACAAGACTCACGATCTGCCGAGACGAGCAGTCTATGCGCTGCAGGCCGGCGGGCTCGGCGCACGCCGAGGCGCTCTTGTCGAGCATTGGGCCGCACTTCACCACGCCCACGGAGCGGCGCCCATCTCGGAGCCACCTGGTGAGCACACGCTTCGTGCCCGAACGGAGAGCGAGGTCTTCGAACGGCTCGCCGCGCTCTTACTGAATCCGACGCCACCCGTCCAGCTCAGCGATCCCGGAGAACCGGTCCCGATCCCCATCGCCCAATCCGTCGATCCGGCCACCACCGGAAAGGTCGTGGTCGTCGGTGGCGTCGCGATCGACCATATCTGGCGGATCAGAGCGGTCCCCGAGATCGCGACGTCCACCATGGCGATGAGTTACACCCGATCCCCCGGAGGTAAGGGCTTCAGCCAGGCTGTCGCGGCCGCGCGCCTGGATCTCGACGTCTCGCTCATCGCAGCAATCGCGGCGGACGAGGACGGCCAGGAGATCGAGTCGCAGCTGCAGCGTGAAGGCGTCGACACCTCCCTGCTGAGGAAGATCGAGCACCAACCACGAACCGGCATCGCCCGAACTCCAGCCACCGGAATCTTCGAACTCCCGGCGGGAAACAGCTCGGCAGCGGTCTGGCGGGACGGCGTCGAACTGGACGTCTCGACGATCGACCGGCACGCGGAGGCGCTCACCTCGTGTGACGTGCTGCTGCTGACCTTCGAGGTGCCTCAGTCCGTCCTGCGCCACACGCTCAGTCTGGTCAACTCCAGCCGGAACCGGCCCGTCGTCATCGTCACACCCGGCCAGCCGTACGCCGACGGTCACCTTCTGAGCCCGGTCCTGAAGCAGATCGACTATCTCGTCGCGCATCTCTGGGAGCTCGAAGGGTTCGCCTTCTCCGACGAGTCGAAGTACGATCCGCAACTCCTCAGCGACGACCTGCTAAGCCTCGGTCTCCGCACACTCTGCCTTTTGGTCGACCGCGGCGGCACGATCTATGAGCGAGGCAAGCCCCAGGAGCCGATCCCCGTTCCGCATTCCGTGCTCAAGGAGTCGTCCATCACCCGTGACGCGTTCTGCGCAGCGCTCGCCGCACGCCTGGTCGAAGACACCTCGCTCACCGGCGACACTATCCGTTGGGCCGCGGCCGCCATGGCCAGCTTCGCGGAGAACTATCACTGGGCCCCGTCTCACCCGCGCCGCGCCACGGTCGACGAGAAGTACAGCCAGATCACACAAACCGCAGTCGAAACGGACTGA
- a CDS encoding IucA/IucC family protein: protein MSVWNDCSAQLLAKLISQFCTEGLLEPVDNRLDLGAVSYTFEATRGGFGSWRVDPASIRRTTAGILGNDESEVATDPIQFFVEAAGVLGVDGSTVAGYVAELMSTLAADVRMASSAVPAAELLKLNHTQLEGHLTGHPLLVANKGRLGFSAEDSLRYAPEARTPLRLVWLAVRRGLAEFRGTPDLSEHSVIARELDPATVEAFRDQLDDPDAYVWLPCHPWQLDHVIRTQWARELATGEIVVLGDSPDEYLPTQSIRTMVNVTRPDRYQVKLPLKILNTSVYRGIPEHCTLAAPMITQWLRGLWARDEVFQELGTELLGEVASVTVPHPQLSTHTGIPYQWTETLGCIWRDPVDPRLREGEVVWPLAAVLHPGFTEAAIVRSGSDARTWLEHLLSTLLRPLLHLLHHYGITVNPHGENLAIICDASGIPTRLVIKDLVDDINISTDPVVARGPEPDSHARVLPRKPWRVLRQYVVDALLLGVLNPLAAQNLIPEPTFWSLTRAEVDRYATAHPEYADRLAATALTGESFARYPLNGYRLTLGYTDLDTRPPIPVTGTIPNPLHSATPVPPNFG, encoded by the coding sequence ATGAGTGTCTGGAACGACTGCTCCGCGCAGCTGCTGGCCAAGCTGATCTCGCAGTTCTGCACGGAGGGGCTGCTCGAACCGGTCGACAACCGGCTGGACCTCGGTGCGGTCAGCTACACCTTCGAGGCGACCCGGGGCGGCTTCGGCAGCTGGCGGGTCGACCCGGCGTCCATTCGCCGTACGACTGCAGGCATCCTCGGCAACGACGAGAGCGAGGTCGCCACCGACCCGATCCAGTTCTTCGTCGAGGCTGCCGGCGTACTGGGAGTGGACGGCTCCACCGTCGCCGGGTACGTGGCGGAGCTGATGAGCACTCTCGCTGCCGACGTCCGGATGGCATCCTCTGCTGTCCCCGCGGCCGAGCTGCTGAAGCTGAACCACACCCAGCTGGAAGGCCACCTCACCGGACACCCGCTCCTGGTCGCGAACAAGGGCCGGCTGGGCTTCTCGGCTGAGGACAGCCTGCGCTACGCCCCCGAGGCCCGCACTCCGCTCCGCCTCGTCTGGCTCGCCGTACGACGCGGCCTGGCCGAGTTCCGCGGTACGCCGGACCTCTCGGAGCACTCCGTCATCGCTCGGGAGCTGGACCCCGCCACCGTGGAGGCGTTCCGTGACCAGCTGGACGACCCGGACGCGTACGTGTGGCTGCCGTGTCATCCGTGGCAGCTGGACCACGTCATCCGGACGCAGTGGGCGCGCGAACTCGCGACCGGCGAGATCGTCGTACTCGGGGATAGCCCCGACGAGTACCTGCCCACGCAGTCGATCCGCACGATGGTGAACGTCACCCGGCCGGACCGGTACCAGGTCAAGCTGCCGCTGAAGATCCTCAACACGTCGGTCTACCGGGGCATCCCGGAGCACTGCACGTTGGCCGCACCCATGATCACCCAGTGGTTGCGCGGCCTGTGGGCGCGGGACGAGGTGTTCCAGGAGCTGGGCACCGAGCTTCTCGGAGAGGTCGCGTCGGTCACCGTGCCGCACCCGCAACTCTCAACACACACAGGGATTCCGTACCAGTGGACCGAGACGCTCGGCTGCATCTGGCGCGACCCGGTGGACCCGCGGCTGCGGGAGGGGGAGGTGGTGTGGCCGTTGGCCGCAGTACTGCATCCGGGCTTCACCGAGGCGGCGATCGTGCGGAGCGGCTCCGACGCGCGGACTTGGCTCGAGCACCTGCTGTCCACCTTGCTCCGTCCGCTGCTCCATCTCCTGCACCACTACGGGATCACCGTCAACCCGCACGGCGAGAACCTCGCGATCATCTGCGACGCCTCCGGCATCCCCACGCGCCTCGTCATCAAGGACCTGGTCGACGACATCAACATCTCGACCGACCCAGTCGTTGCCCGCGGCCCCGAACCGGACTCGCACGCCCGCGTCCTACCGCGCAAACCCTGGCGCGTCCTCCGCCAGTACGTCGTGGACGCCCTCCTCCTGGGCGTCCTCAATCCACTCGCCGCCCAGAACCTCATCCCCGAACCCACCTTCTGGTCCCTGACCCGCGCCGAGGTCGACCGTTACGCCACCGCCCACCCCGAGTACGCCGACCGCCTGGCCGCCACCGCCCTGACTGGCGAGTCCTTCGCCCGCTACCCCCTCAACGGCTACCGCCTCACCCTCGGCTACACCGACCTCGACACCCGCCCACCCATCCCGGTAACCGGCACCATCCCCAACCCGCTGCACTCAGCGACGCCGGTTCCACCGAACTTCGGCTAA
- a CDS encoding carbohydrate kinase family protein, which produces MNTLVLTNVLEKLRARAGLSVEVLRSERARFAGPLLDLATKRHGGEISGEDRADAAFELVANCVLKELYGTQRIIADVILALRLHADALTDAGIDPQVTRSLYGPVLGGRRKTLLNNWHELHEALGYQPSAAPSDRALRGSNEPGVLGELAEQIIRHTVSAGPHGRPRFSRMQRARELGHPAGQVVVVGGAVMDATFRITALPAPETSTEAYGFDLTPGGKALTQAVAAARLGLKTSLIAAVTDDAFGEEIMQYLREASVDTSLIKRIRGRRTPVTGILERELGDSIAVNWRNQGEVVLEAEDIDERYEHLAGCDALLLTFEVPREVMQQTLALTQHDPGNQPIVIVTPGQPYVDERISREAFARIDYLVAHPWELGHFAPQGLGPFDPDPVARSLVAFGLETLCLLVNGGCTVYSRASHEAISVPSIPSIYKESSASRDAFCAALAAGLIDNERRFTGDVALWAAAAMSCAATDFPLANSMPDRERIDTLLAGSRLSGSREPS; this is translated from the coding sequence GTGAACACGCTGGTCCTCACCAATGTCCTGGAGAAGCTCCGCGCCCGCGCCGGACTCAGTGTCGAGGTTCTCCGTTCGGAGCGGGCTCGATTCGCTGGTCCTCTGCTGGATCTGGCCACGAAGCGGCATGGCGGCGAGATCTCCGGTGAGGATCGGGCGGATGCGGCGTTCGAGCTGGTAGCCAACTGCGTTCTCAAGGAACTGTACGGCACCCAGCGGATCATCGCCGACGTGATTCTTGCGTTACGACTGCACGCCGACGCCTTGACGGACGCAGGTATCGATCCGCAAGTCACACGGTCGTTGTACGGTCCTGTGCTCGGTGGCCGCCGCAAGACTCTCCTGAACAACTGGCATGAGCTGCACGAAGCGCTCGGATACCAACCGTCAGCTGCACCGAGTGATCGTGCCCTTCGCGGATCCAACGAGCCCGGCGTGCTGGGTGAGTTGGCTGAGCAAATCATCCGCCACACCGTTTCAGCCGGTCCTCACGGCCGACCGAGGTTCAGCAGGATGCAACGGGCCCGGGAGCTAGGGCATCCGGCCGGCCAGGTCGTGGTGGTGGGCGGAGCTGTCATGGACGCGACGTTTCGCATCACGGCTCTGCCTGCGCCCGAGACGTCGACCGAAGCCTACGGCTTCGACCTCACACCGGGCGGCAAGGCGCTGACGCAGGCCGTCGCCGCGGCTCGGCTCGGGCTGAAGACCTCGCTGATCGCCGCGGTTACGGACGATGCCTTCGGCGAGGAGATCATGCAGTACCTCCGTGAGGCCAGCGTTGACACGTCCCTGATCAAGCGCATCCGCGGTCGTCGTACGCCGGTCACCGGCATTCTGGAACGTGAACTGGGCGACAGTATCGCCGTCAATTGGCGCAACCAGGGCGAGGTCGTCCTGGAGGCCGAAGACATCGATGAGCGATACGAACACCTTGCCGGCTGCGATGCGCTCCTGCTGACCTTCGAAGTACCTCGTGAGGTGATGCAGCAAACGCTCGCTCTGACGCAACACGATCCCGGCAACCAGCCGATCGTGATCGTGACACCCGGTCAGCCCTACGTCGACGAGAGGATCTCACGGGAGGCCTTCGCGAGGATCGACTACCTGGTCGCGCATCCCTGGGAGCTCGGTCACTTCGCGCCGCAGGGGCTCGGTCCGTTCGACCCTGACCCGGTTGCCCGAAGCCTGGTCGCCTTCGGTCTGGAGACGCTCTGCCTGCTCGTCAACGGTGGGTGCACCGTCTATTCCCGAGCCTCGCACGAGGCGATCAGCGTGCCGAGCATCCCCTCGATCTACAAGGAATCCTCGGCGTCCAGAGATGCCTTCTGTGCAGCGCTCGCGGCAGGCCTGATCGACAATGAGCGCCGGTTCACCGGTGACGTGGCGCTTTGGGCTGCGGCCGCCATGTCCTGCGCGGCCACCGATTTCCCCCTGGCCAACTCCATGCCTGACCGCGAACGTATCGATACCCTGCTCGCCGGATCCCGGCTCAGTGGAAGTCGCGAGCCGTCCTGA